The Clupea harengus chromosome 6, Ch_v2.0.2, whole genome shotgun sequence genome contains a region encoding:
- the fbxo3 gene encoding F-box only protein 3 isoform X1, producing MTTSSRRTFSRPSPVYTSSVSQSLVPPINASGSKMATSMALSLDNLPSDPLLLILSFLDFRDLISCSFVSRRLNELSGHNPLWKRHCFKHWLVTESEKTQKGQTWKDLFRWYYADLGRYIEHYSNLKKAWDDLKTYLTQRCPRMIESLKEGAKEEELDAIEAQIGCKLPCDYRCSYRIHNGQKLVVPGLMGSMALSNHYRSEDLLDIETAAGGFQQRKGMKQCLPLTFCFHTGLSQYLALESTEGRARSEIFYHCPDQMAQDPSAIDMFITGSSFTEWFTSYVHNVVTGEYPIIRDQIFRYVHDKQCVATTGDISVSVSTSFLPELSSVHPPHFFFTYRIRIEMARNALPENACQLDSRYWKITNANGNVEEVRGPGVVGEFPVMTPGKVHEYASCTTFSTTSEYMEGHYTFHRLKKEEVFDVRIPRFHMVCPTFRESVVRSQNSVSDVSIAPFHEDNSSDTDDYDEGDLRGMNLAAPAGRCPRHV from the exons ATG ACCACAAGCAGCCGCAGAACCTTTTCCCGACCCTCACCGGTGTACACTTCAAGCGTTTCACAAAGCTTAGTTCCGCCCATCAATGCATCAGGTTCCAAGATGGCGACGTCCATGGCACTGAGTTTGGACAATTTACCTTCGGATCCCTTACTGTTGATTTTATCTTTTCTTGATTTCAGGGACTTGATCAG CTGTAGCTTTGTGAGTCGTCGACTCAATGAGCTGTCGGGCCACAATCCATTATGGAAGAGACACTGTTTCAAACACTGGCTTGTAACTGA AtcggaaaaaacacaaaaggggCAGACATGGAAGGATCTTTTCCGATGGTACTATGCCGATTTGGGTCGTTATATAGAACACTACAGCAACCTGAAGAAGGCCTGGGATGATCTGAAAACTTACCTGACACAGAGATGCCCGAGAATGATCGAATCCCTCAAAG AGGGCGCTAAGGAGGAGGAACTTGATGCCATTGAGGCCCAGATTGGCTGCAAGCTACCCTGTGACTACCGCTGTTCTTACCGAATACACAATGGGCAGAAGCTAGTGGTGCCCGG ATTGATGGGAAGCATGGCCTTGTCCAACCACTATCGCTCTGAGGACCTTCTGGACATTGAGACGGCAGCAGGGGGCTTCCAGCAGCGGAAGGGCATGAAGCAGTGCCTGCCCCTCACCTTCTGCTTCCACACAGGCCTCAGCCAGTACCTGGCCCTGGAGAGCACTGAAGGACGCGCCCGCAGTGAGATCTTCTACCACTGTCCT GATCAAATGGCCCAAGATCCCTCAGCAATTGACATGTTCATTACAG GGTCAAGCTTTACGGAGTGGTTTACCTCATATGTCCATAATGTGGTGACGGGGGAGTACCCTATCATCAGGGACCAGATCTTCAG GTATGTCCACGACAAACAATGTGTGGCCACCACAGGTGACATCAGTGTCTCCGTCTCTACCTCCTTCCTGCCCGAACTCAGTTCTGTGCATCCTCCACACTTCTTCTTCACCTACCGAATCAG GATTGAGATGGCCAGAAATGCCCTGCCTGAGAATGCCTGTCAGCTGGACAGTCGCTACTGGAAGATCACTAACGCCAATGGCAATGTGGAGGAAGTGCGAGGCCCGGGTGTGGTCG GGGAGTTTCCTGTGATGACCCCTGGCAAAGTGCACGAGTACGCCAGCTGCACCACGTTCTCCACCACGTCCGAGTACATGGAGGGACATTACACCTTCCACCGGCTAAAAAAGGAGGAGGTCTTTGACGTCCGCATCCCTCGCTTCCACATGGTCTGCCCCACCTTCCGTGAGTCAGTCGTCCGTTCT CAGAACTCCGTAAGCGATGTCTCCATCGCCCCCTTTCATGAGGACAACTCTTCTGACACAGATGACTATGATGAGGGGGATCTCCGTGGCATGAACCTGGCCGCCCCTGCAGGCCGCTGCCCACGCCACGTCTGA
- the fbxo3 gene encoding F-box only protein 3 isoform X2, translating to MTTSSRRTFSRPSPVYTSSVSQSLVPPINASGSKMATSMALSLDNLPSDPLLLILSFLDFRDLISCSFVSRRLNELSGHNPLWKRHCFKHWLVTESEKTQKGQTWKDLFRWYYADLGRYIEHYSNLKKAWDDLKTYLTQRCPRMIESLKEGAKEEELDAIEAQIGCKLPCDYRCSYRIHNGQKLVVPGLMGSMALSNHYRSEDLLDIETAAGGFQQRKGMKQCLPLTFCFHTGLSQYLALESTEGRARSEIFYHCPDQMAQDPSAIDMFITGSSFTEWFTSYVHNVVTGEYPIIRDQIFRYVHDKQCVATTGDISVSVSTSFLPELSSVHPPHFFFTYRIRIEMARNALPENACQLDSRYWKITNANGNVEEVRGPGVVGEFPVMTPGKVHEYASCTTFSTTSEYMEGHYTFHRLKKEEVFDVRIPRFHMVCPTFRESVVRSNSVSDVSIAPFHEDNSSDTDDYDEGDLRGMNLAAPAGRCPRHV from the exons ATG ACCACAAGCAGCCGCAGAACCTTTTCCCGACCCTCACCGGTGTACACTTCAAGCGTTTCACAAAGCTTAGTTCCGCCCATCAATGCATCAGGTTCCAAGATGGCGACGTCCATGGCACTGAGTTTGGACAATTTACCTTCGGATCCCTTACTGTTGATTTTATCTTTTCTTGATTTCAGGGACTTGATCAG CTGTAGCTTTGTGAGTCGTCGACTCAATGAGCTGTCGGGCCACAATCCATTATGGAAGAGACACTGTTTCAAACACTGGCTTGTAACTGA AtcggaaaaaacacaaaaggggCAGACATGGAAGGATCTTTTCCGATGGTACTATGCCGATTTGGGTCGTTATATAGAACACTACAGCAACCTGAAGAAGGCCTGGGATGATCTGAAAACTTACCTGACACAGAGATGCCCGAGAATGATCGAATCCCTCAAAG AGGGCGCTAAGGAGGAGGAACTTGATGCCATTGAGGCCCAGATTGGCTGCAAGCTACCCTGTGACTACCGCTGTTCTTACCGAATACACAATGGGCAGAAGCTAGTGGTGCCCGG ATTGATGGGAAGCATGGCCTTGTCCAACCACTATCGCTCTGAGGACCTTCTGGACATTGAGACGGCAGCAGGGGGCTTCCAGCAGCGGAAGGGCATGAAGCAGTGCCTGCCCCTCACCTTCTGCTTCCACACAGGCCTCAGCCAGTACCTGGCCCTGGAGAGCACTGAAGGACGCGCCCGCAGTGAGATCTTCTACCACTGTCCT GATCAAATGGCCCAAGATCCCTCAGCAATTGACATGTTCATTACAG GGTCAAGCTTTACGGAGTGGTTTACCTCATATGTCCATAATGTGGTGACGGGGGAGTACCCTATCATCAGGGACCAGATCTTCAG GTATGTCCACGACAAACAATGTGTGGCCACCACAGGTGACATCAGTGTCTCCGTCTCTACCTCCTTCCTGCCCGAACTCAGTTCTGTGCATCCTCCACACTTCTTCTTCACCTACCGAATCAG GATTGAGATGGCCAGAAATGCCCTGCCTGAGAATGCCTGTCAGCTGGACAGTCGCTACTGGAAGATCACTAACGCCAATGGCAATGTGGAGGAAGTGCGAGGCCCGGGTGTGGTCG GGGAGTTTCCTGTGATGACCCCTGGCAAAGTGCACGAGTACGCCAGCTGCACCACGTTCTCCACCACGTCCGAGTACATGGAGGGACATTACACCTTCCACCGGCTAAAAAAGGAGGAGGTCTTTGACGTCCGCATCCCTCGCTTCCACATGGTCTGCCCCACCTTCCGTGAGTCAGTCGTCCGTTCT AACTCCGTAAGCGATGTCTCCATCGCCCCCTTTCATGAGGACAACTCTTCTGACACAGATGACTATGATGAGGGGGATCTCCGTGGCATGAACCTGGCCGCCCCTGCAGGCCGCTGCCCACGCCACGTCTGA